Proteins from a genomic interval of Gemmatimonadales bacterium:
- a CDS encoding ammonium transporter, whose protein sequence is MLHLDTGNTGFMILCSSLVMLMTPGLAFFYGGLVGRKNVLAIMIQSFVSMGWTTVLWWICGFSLCFSGSYHAGTDYFGILGNLDWAFLRGITLNTPSPNDTIPMIVFCAYQMMFAIITPALITGAFTNRVTFKAYFLFLTGWLLFVYFPFVHMVWGGGILQQWGVLDFAGGIVVHNIAGMAALASVIYLGRRHVMDRGPHSIPLVALGTGLLWFGWYGFNAGSEFRVDSTTAVAFLNTDVAASFGAVAWLFVDWLFGKKPHFIGLLTGAVAALATVTPAAGYVSPATAVLIGCVSGIVCYFAVSLKNRIGWDDALDVWGVHGVGGLLGIIMLGIFATTAFNPHSTDGLLAGNGAFFVKELVAVVVSSVWAFVFTYAMLAIINRLTPVHVSDKVEEIGLDESLHGEKAYLDAAD, encoded by the coding sequence ATGCTCCATCTCGACACGGGCAACACCGGCTTCATGATACTCTGTTCGAGTCTCGTGATGCTGATGACGCCCGGCCTCGCGTTCTTCTACGGCGGCCTGGTGGGCCGCAAGAACGTGCTGGCCATCATGATCCAGAGCTTCGTCTCGATGGGATGGACGACGGTGCTCTGGTGGATCTGCGGATTCTCGCTGTGCTTTTCCGGCAGCTACCACGCGGGGACCGACTACTTCGGGATCCTGGGCAACCTCGACTGGGCCTTCCTGCGCGGCATCACGCTCAACACTCCCTCCCCGAACGACACGATCCCGATGATCGTGTTCTGCGCCTACCAGATGATGTTCGCCATCATCACGCCGGCGCTCATCACGGGGGCCTTCACGAACCGCGTGACGTTCAAGGCGTACTTCCTGTTCCTCACCGGCTGGCTGCTGTTCGTCTACTTCCCGTTCGTCCACATGGTCTGGGGCGGCGGCATCCTGCAGCAGTGGGGCGTGCTCGACTTCGCCGGCGGCATCGTGGTGCACAACATCGCCGGCATGGCGGCCCTGGCCTCGGTGATCTACCTCGGCAGGCGCCACGTCATGGACCGCGGCCCGCACTCGATCCCGCTCGTGGCCCTCGGCACCGGGCTCCTGTGGTTCGGCTGGTACGGGTTCAACGCGGGCAGCGAGTTCCGGGTGGACTCGACCACCGCGGTCGCGTTCCTGAACACCGACGTGGCGGCATCGTTCGGCGCCGTGGCCTGGCTGTTCGTGGACTGGCTGTTCGGCAAGAAGCCGCACTTCATCGGCCTGCTGACGGGGGCCGTCGCCGCCCTCGCGACGGTGACGCCGGCGGCCGGCTACGTCTCGCCGGCCACCGCCGTGCTGATCGGCTGCGTGTCCGGCATCGTCTGCTACTTCGCCGTGTCCCTGAAGAACCGCATCGGCTGGGACGACGCGCTCGACGTCTGGGGCGTGCACGGCGTCGGCGGCCTCCTCGGCATCATCATGCTGGGGATCTTCGCCACCACGGCGTTCAACCCGCACAGCACGGACGGCCTCCTCGCGGGGAACGGCGCGTTCTTCGTCAAGGAGCTGGTGGCCGTGGTGGTCTCGTCGGTGTGGGCGTTCGTCTTCACCTACGCGATGCTGGCCATCATCAACCGCCTGACGCCGGTCCACGTGTCCGACAAGGTGGAGGAGATCGGCCTCGACGAGTCGCTGCACGGCGAGAAGGCCTATCTCGACGCGGCGGACTGA
- a CDS encoding GDSL-type esterase/lipase family protein, translating into MPALNGGRAMHDGNDRISRREFVAATGSAAAAAMAPASLWDTARRAPPPAGATVLFQGDSITDCGRDRAVAESNRAAALGTGYPLLIAAQLLAARPEAGLGVLNRGVSGNTVPDLDARWQADALDLKPDVLSVLIGVNDLWHKLSGHYTGTVAEYEAGYAALLGRARRALPAVRLVVLEPFVLRTGAVNDAWFPEFDLRRAAAARVASGAGATFVPLQAMFDRLAARASAAYWAADGVHPTVAGHGAIAQLWMQMVSP; encoded by the coding sequence GTGCCTGCACTCAACGGGGGACGCGCGATGCACGACGGCAACGACCGGATCTCGCGGCGCGAATTCGTCGCTGCCACGGGAAGCGCCGCCGCGGCGGCGATGGCGCCCGCGAGCCTGTGGGACACGGCACGCCGCGCACCGCCACCGGCCGGCGCGACGGTGCTGTTCCAGGGTGATTCGATCACCGACTGCGGGCGCGACCGCGCCGTGGCCGAGTCCAACCGCGCCGCCGCGCTGGGCACGGGCTATCCCCTCCTGATCGCCGCGCAGCTCCTGGCGGCGCGGCCCGAGGCCGGGCTCGGCGTCCTCAACCGCGGCGTCAGCGGCAACACGGTCCCGGACCTGGACGCGCGCTGGCAGGCGGATGCGCTCGACCTCAAGCCCGACGTGCTGAGCGTGTTGATCGGCGTCAACGACCTGTGGCACAAGCTGTCGGGGCACTACACCGGCACCGTCGCGGAGTACGAGGCCGGCTACGCAGCGCTGCTCGGGCGCGCGCGGCGCGCGCTGCCAGCGGTGCGCCTGGTGGTGCTCGAGCCGTTCGTGCTGCGCACGGGAGCCGTCAACGACGCCTGGTTCCCGGAGTTCGACCTGCGCCGGGCCGCCGCGGCGCGCGTGGCCTCCGGCGCCGGCGCCACGTTCGTGCCGCTCCAAGCCATGTTCGACCGGCTGGCGGCCCGTGCGAGCGCGGCGTACTGGGCGGCCGACGGCGTACACCCCACCGTGGCGGGCCACGGCGCCATCGCGCAACTGTGGATGCAGATGGTGTCGCCGTGA
- a CDS encoding porin — translation MRALRILAAGAGLVLPRLLAGQAPPASPEPGHQAIEFHGLVSTSFSYNLNEPPSRTNQLRVFDYDDDDFRIDLVELVVRRPASGPGAFGFRVDFTAGAVSRVAASRGMFRDSTGEGQDFDVHQAFVSWVAPLGSGLHLDAGKFVTGLGYEVIEGYDGWNDDATHAFLFGYAIPFTHTGVRAAYSFTPALSAMLMVANGWDDVEDNNRGKTVHAQLGVTPSARLSFYLNGIAGPEQNDDDVHFRDVLDVDATWKATDRVTAGLNGDWGRETNAAPLGRMAVWRGAALYLGVAANAWFLLHARTEVFDDRDGARTGTAQTLWEVTLTPEIRLGPSVVVRSDLRLDRSSRSVFASRTGPVAIQPTASLNVLYHH, via the coding sequence ATGCGTGCCTTGCGCATCCTCGCGGCCGGGGCGGGTCTCGTCCTGCCCCGGCTGCTCGCCGGCCAGGCGCCGCCGGCGAGCCCGGAGCCGGGGCACCAGGCCATCGAGTTCCACGGCCTGGTGTCCACGAGCTTCTCCTACAACCTCAACGAGCCGCCGTCGCGCACCAACCAGCTGCGCGTGTTCGACTACGACGACGACGACTTCCGGATCGACCTCGTGGAGCTGGTCGTCCGGCGCCCCGCCTCCGGCCCCGGCGCCTTCGGCTTCCGCGTGGACTTCACGGCCGGCGCGGTCTCCCGCGTCGCCGCCTCGCGCGGCATGTTCCGCGATTCGACCGGGGAGGGCCAGGACTTCGACGTGCACCAGGCGTTCGTGAGCTGGGTCGCGCCGCTCGGCTCGGGCCTCCATCTCGACGCCGGCAAGTTCGTCACCGGTCTGGGCTACGAGGTGATCGAGGGGTACGACGGGTGGAACGACGACGCCACGCACGCGTTCCTGTTCGGCTACGCGATCCCGTTCACCCACACCGGCGTGCGCGCCGCGTACAGCTTCACGCCCGCCCTCTCGGCCATGCTGATGGTCGCCAACGGGTGGGACGACGTCGAAGACAACAACCGCGGGAAGACGGTCCACGCGCAGCTCGGCGTGACGCCGTCCGCGCGGCTCTCGTTCTATCTCAACGGCATCGCGGGTCCCGAGCAGAACGACGACGACGTCCACTTCCGGGACGTGCTGGACGTGGATGCCACGTGGAAGGCGACGGACCGCGTGACCGCGGGCTTGAACGGCGACTGGGGCCGGGAGACCAACGCGGCGCCCCTCGGCCGGATGGCGGTGTGGCGGGGCGCGGCGCTCTACCTCGGGGTGGCGGCGAACGCGTGGTTCTTGCTCCACGCGCGGACGGAGGTGTTCGACGACCGGGACGGCGCCCGAACCGGCACCGCGCAGACGCTGTGGGAGGTCACGCTGACGCCCGAGATCCGGCTCGGCCCGAGCGTGGTGGTGCGCAGCGACCTGAGGCTGGACCGGTCGAGTCGGAGCGTGTTCGCATCGCGCACCGGCCCGGTCGCGATCCAGCCGACGGCGTCGCTCAACGTGCTGTACCATCATTGA